In the Populus trichocarpa isolate Nisqually-1 chromosome 1, P.trichocarpa_v4.1, whole genome shotgun sequence genome, TGAGTCGTAGCTTAATTGGTATTAGTGTTCCTCCTCCTTTTAAGAGGTCTTGAATCCGAACATCtcctttataattaaaaaaaacaaaagtaatgaCATAATTATAATGAACAAAATGGAGTTTAAGGACTTATTTTTAAGGAAGCCtgtttttttatgggaaaatTCAGCTTGACAAACGATTCTTCTTGTTAAGAATATTGgcaaaatattcataaatagaAGAATTGATTTTGTTCGCTTAGAGATCACAATGGCGATTAATATCTTAGCTATGAATGGGAAGAATATGTCCACTCTCTTTGTGGCCAATTAAGTGCtgcaaaaataatcttttatttaatcaCTACGTACCTATTGCATTGATTTTCTGGTCAACAAGACATATATATTCCCTGCtgtgtcatatatatataatccggTGGTTGATATATGAACTCTACAATGTTCTTTCACTGCTAGTACTCGCATGCctaattagattttgaaaattgatcACAATATTTTATGTGCGTATAAATCTTCAGTTCATTCAATATAATCTCTGCATCCTTTTACTTACATATGGGTTGATATAGCTACATTTTAATGCAGTTTAAATCTTCAGTTCTTGGAGGAGATGAATACCTTCTCGCATGTCCCCCCGGGCTTTAGATTCCATCCAACAGATGAAGAACTTGTTGATTACTACCTTAGGAAAAAAGTCGCTTCAAAAAGAATTGACCTCGATGTCATTAAGGATGTTGATCTCTATAAAATTGAACCATGGGATCTTCAAGGTACgtagtatattaattaatattcgcAACTATACTTTGCTAATGACACTTAATTGGAAATGAAAAGGTCGCTAGTTCATGgtagtattttaatttaattattcttgttatttgttTGAATAGAATTGTGCAAACTCGGGACTGAAGATCAAAATGAATGGTACTTCTTCAGCCATAAAGATAAGAAGTATCCTACTGGAACTCGCACTAATAGAGCGACAAAAGCTGGGTTTTGGAAAGCTACTGGAAGAGACAAGGCTATCTACTCTAGGCATAGCTTGGTTGGCATGAGAAAAACCCTAGTGTTTTACAAAGGACGAGCTCCAAATGGACAAAAGTCAGATTGGATCATGCATGAATATCGACtagaaacaaatgaaaatggAATCCCCCAggcaagttatttttaatttttgctacTTAACAAAATTCTTCATATAGGCCAATGTGCTATGCTATTTTATCCTTGTTGTCCACCATATATATAATTGACTTGGGAAGAACTCTGTATGCATACTGAAAGGGGCACTCTCGAGAGCTCGTTCCTTCTATTTAGCACTAGTTTGATTGCCAAAAGGCATGCCGAAAGAAATTAAgtgataacttgggacctcgcTTATGCATATATaatcgttattttttttaatttccaattactaattaattatgatgGTTCTAATTCTTATGTACTAATGATGTAAACTGTAGAATGTATAGGATAGATGCTAGCTGTAGTACTTAAAATTGAGGTGTGTGGTGGGGAGATTTTTGGCACATGAATTAGATACAAAGACCCTGTACAGAACAACTTCAGATTCTGTATCGAGTAGAATAACTGACAGTTCCAGCCCTTCAACCTGAGAAGAAGTCAGACACgaaatcaaacttaatttaaattgagCCTGCTGCAGTTTTTAGCTAGTATTGTTGTTCTACAATTATTTGGGCTGCTTTTAAAAATTAGTAGTAGTAATTCTAAAGTTAAATTGCCTAATATGAGATTGTTGTAACTGCAACAGGAAGAAGGATGGGTTGTCTGTAGGGTGTTCAAGAAGCGAATGCCGACAATGAGAAAAGTTGGTGACTATGACTCACCATGTTGGTATGATGACCAGGTTTCATTCATGCCAGAAATTGATTCTCCAAGGCGAATATCTCAACCTTACGCACCATACCATCATCACTATCATTGCAAGCAAGAACTTGAGTTGCAATACAATATGCCTCATGACCCTTTCCTCCAGCTTCCTCAATTAGAAAGCCCAAAAGTTCCACAATCAGCAGCAACTGCGAGTTGTAATTCAGTTATTGCATATGGTTTTGACAGGACCAATGGGAACACCTTGCAGTCATCTACCCTTacacaagaagaaaaaatgcaGCAATGtcatcaacaaaatttaaacTCACTtcacaataacaataatagtgAGCAAGCTGTAGACCAAGTGACTGATTGGCGAGTCCTTGACAAATTTGTTGCTTCCCAGTTAAGCCATGAGGATGCCTCCAAGGGAACCAATAACTTCTCCAGTACAGCCACCTTTAATGCAGCCGAGCAGATGAACATGCTTGCCAACGAATCCAAAAGGTCAGAAATTGCACAGCAATATGCCTCGACGTCTACGTCAAGTTGCCAAATTGATCTATGGAAGTGAACGCatataataatgattaattaCTAGAAGATGCATACTAATTATAGGAACTGCACTTATTATGGAAAAAGGGCATGTTCCAAGTTTCTGTACATAATAAAACTGAAATGGTATTGTCGTAGCTATGGACTTTCTGTGTCCATACCGATGAATACTAGGTTACTAGTTAGAGAACAAATGCCAAGAAAAAATAAGCTAGTACCTTCAGGTGGACTGTATAGTTGAGATTTGTTGGAATTCACTCAGCTATTGAATGTCGGATGtatcttttcttcaatttgtaTTTGAAGGGTTGTGATTGTAATGGTCCTTTTCTATTTGGATAATCTCTGTAGGTTCAATCGATCCTAGCATTAAGGTGTCTGTTTTAATCTCCCCTTCAGTTTTCACAGCAATTATTTGAAGATTTTTAGTTTCGTTTTTCACttcttttcataagaaaaaatgtAATCCACCATGAATGATAGTTATCTATCTCACAAGGAAAGATTCCTCAAGAAGTTGCTGTTTTACTGTCTGCTGCTAGTTCTGCAGCTGTATTTTGTACTCCCTTTTCACCATTGGCTTCCCCCTGGCGTTTTGGTGCTATTACTATACTCTGTGCTTATAAAAAGAACTGCATTTATATATTAAAGTTGTAATTTCTGGATGGCAAATCAATTTGGATCTCTACGGCCCACACAGcctcatttattattttgaactatatatatgttatgaatatgggcatatatatatatatatgttaacatGTTATCAAAGAATGATGAATATGGGCATCCAATACAATTGCTGTGgatgtcttttttcttcttcttttgattgtttttcctcCTCATCTAATTACCATTAGATAAATGGCCAACGATGAAGCTAATTAAATATACTTGTTCGGAAGATGCCTAAACCTACCATCTAAATCTGATCATATAGGAAAAAGCGTTTAGAACACTAATTTAGATTTCCATCCCTGTTAGTATATAGCAGGAGGAGTGTATGAAAATAATTGTGAAGTATTTAACGAAATGGATATGGTTGATCTTGCATGCGCAAAAGAATAGTTTTGCTAACGCAGTTAAGGTGTGACCAGACCATTTTATTGCTATGATCAGGATATAGGAATAGTGCTTgaatattcaaaattataagTTTCTGTATCGTAGCAGAATAGTTAGTTTAATTTGTATTCAAAATCTATGATAACATGCTTATCCTAACGTTATTTATGACGCAACAGAAATTAAACCTAACTTATCCCAACACAGCAATCTTTCCTTAAAGATAAACTAACTCACAGGTCCTGGATGTTGAAGGAAGCTGCTTCACCTAATTAAATATAGCTaggtttgaactttgaattcTCTGCAAATAACAATTTATTTGTTTCAGCTAAAAAACCTCCTAATATTGTTCTGAAGTAGCACGTTAAGCTAAGCAAAAACATGGCATTGTCCCTAAATTTCGAGCTCAAACCAAAGAATCGGCACAACTCAATGAAAATCCTATATAGAGTACTTCCCGAAACACCaaagatagagagagaaaaaaactcagGGAACAGTAATAAGAAGTAGAAAAAGCAGCAATAAAAATCTGTacccaaacaaagaaaatgcaACTAGCAAGCtgttaattctcatgaattcgAAAAATTACTGTTAGTGTAATAAGCTTGGTCAATTTCCGTCCTCTGTGCACGAGGACGACGCAACTGCTAGTGTGAACCTGTTAAAGAATCGGCATAACGTGTGTGTTAATCTTGTTTCGATGCTCAGGCACCATCCAATCCATGCCTTTATTCTATAATATTATACGTACCTGTCCAAGAAGATGAACCAAAATGCATCTGAGAATCTTCTTGACAGTTCGAGACTGTATCAAACAAAATTCGATCAAGAACCCAGAACTTCAGCTTCACGGAGGAGCTGCAAGAGCTGGCCTTAGATTcggatgattaatgaaaaatcatgtttatttgtGTGTACTTGACAGCGAGAAGTACATGTGCTGAAAGTCTTACCAGGGGTTTTAAATACCGATGACAAGGAACGAGGGAACATATTAATCACTCGGCCTCTCATAATAGATAACATGACTAattaacaaagaagaaaagtatGTTTGTTCGGGAGTTATTGACCAGGGGAGCAACCTCTTACTTGGGTTGAAGTCAAGCAGTAAAATCCCTTTAAAGCAATGAAAATTTCCCAAGCGACATAATGAGTGGGCGTGCTCTCATGGACTCAACATGCATAAACTCGTAACTACAACTAGTATGGAGAGAGAGGTAGAGAGGCATATGCTTAATGGGAGGACTCCTcaaggaggaaaaagaaaattgaaaggacGCGCAATATCTTGCTGACTAAGTTTGATATGCTGCAGGCTAGCTTGCACTTTCTCATTAGGGTTTTGTGTTCTCATTGTGTCACTTGTGATAGAAGAAACCAAGGGTATTTTCCATACAATAATGTCTCTCATTTCatatgagagaagagaaggttCGACCTTGCAAAACCCAAAAGAAGCTAACCATGCGCACTGATGCAGATTGTGTGAGTGAATAATTAGGGTTTTACAATTAAACATGCTGTTTGCAGACTCAGACAGACAACATCATTAACCATGTGAAGCAAACATTATCCATGTGAGGCAGCATTAATTATTGGCGTGCATCCTTGGCCACCCGGATCCCAAACCTCCACAGTTCCCGGAGCCAAATTTCTTTCACTGACTggagtattatatatatatatattatataataccCCAGTCAGTGAAAGGTACAACCCCCCCATCAATTGATTATCACGTGAGACATTTCTGTGTCGACGACTACATTAATTTTGGTGTAATCTCCTacattaaaacttaaaaaaaaaaagttttgtcaATTATAGTAAATTATAGTGGATTTTATATCTAAACTTGTTCacaagatttaatttatttgggcctttattaatatatttaaat is a window encoding:
- the LOC18093982 gene encoding NAC domain-containing protein 7 isoform X1, which codes for MNTFSHVPPGFRFHPTDEELVDYYLRKKVASKRIDLDVIKDVDLYKIEPWDLQELCKLGTEDQNEWYFFSHKDKKYPTGTRTNRATKAGFWKATGRDKAIYSRHSLVGMRKTLVFYKGRAPNGQKSDWIMHEYRLETNENGIPQAKGWVVCRVFKKRMPTMRKVGDYDSPCWYDDQVSFMPEIDSPRRISQPYAPYHHHYHCKQELELQYNMPHDPFLQLPQLESPKVPQSAATASCNSVIAYGFDRTNGNTLQSSTLTQEEKMQQCHQQNLNSLHNNNNSEQAVDQVTDWRVLDKFVASQLSHEDASKGTNNFSSTATFNAAEQMNMLANESKRSEIAQQYASTSTSSCQIDLWK
- the LOC18093982 gene encoding NAC domain-containing protein 7 isoform X2, which codes for MNTFSHVPPGFRFHPTDEELVDYYLRKKVASKRIDLDVIKDVDLYKIEPWDLQELCKLGTEDQNEWYFFSHKDKKYPTGTRTNRATKAGFWKATGRDKAIYSRHSLVGMRKTLVFYKGRAPNGQKSDWIMHEYRLETNENGIPQEEGWVVCRVFKKRMPTMRKVGDYDSPCWYDDQVSFMPEIDSPRRISQPYAPYHHHYHCKQELELQYNMPHDPFLQLPQLESPKVPQSAATASCNSVIAYGFDRTNGNTLQSSTLTQEEKMQQCHQQNLNSLHNNNNSEQAVDQVTDWRVLDKFVASQLSHEDASKGTNNFSSTATFNAAEQMNMLANESKRSEIAQQYASTSTSSCQIDLWK